One window of the Candidatus Phycorickettsia trachydisci genome contains the following:
- a CDS encoding ankyrin repeat domain-containing protein, with protein sequence MNKRKIYLEDYRLHEAVKLNDIPEVKRLLRKGSFLGLRDKDGRTPLHYAALHEDSKALEVLLDTNPGAKIREAYDKEGNNSLGLAVQKGLSRNVEMLLSKIDTRIVFYAKRDALHSAAMANQPEILSLLAGKDVDINHKNSQDNTPLHEAVKVGAVEAIKKLIELKANLTAKNGEYKTPLHIAIEKGRAEIITLLLNKGSEFEQEKSEMPNLVILHDAAERGDCNIIRCILQKSPELVNLTTWTHDTPIVRAIEHYQYDAVKLLLEFGANYHYYRGTILHCAVSKGRIEIIKLILDKYPQFINEVDECGCTPLYYAIDNLKVTELLIARGADVNIANKYGNTPLHYAIKQKSLSYSVDAILHVLEIMETLISSGADINAKNKKGDVPMNMVLEADKWGKKIPPVILLCNKEAEIDLASSGMRRFFIKNTAEILKSKGGVLATLRILDAFNALTEDQKDLEFTEKLSKALSGRISGLNKFLEQEIKDLPTRDNIFIFGDLHEWLDSYFKGIAISSKIDVPPEFEKTLLNIKLFNQAAAEKIACDISSNFCAHEQVMHTGIFLDNVMDYFSSNEAYKEILSEIFSYCTPDDLEEFYIMSQKGVEIVAKENSNSEMILI encoded by the coding sequence ATGAATAAAAGAAAAATATACCTTGAAGATTATAGATTACATGAAGCTGTAAAACTCAATGATATACCTGAAGTTAAAAGGCTTCTAAGAAAAGGGTCTTTCCTAGGTTTAAGGGATAAAGATGGAAGAACTCCTTTACATTATGCAGCCTTACACGAAGATTCGAAGGCTTTAGAAGTATTATTAGACACTAATCCTGGCGCTAAGATCCGCGAAGCATACGATAAAGAAGGAAATAACTCTTTAGGTTTAGCCGTGCAGAAAGGTTTATCCCGGAATGTTGAGATGCTTTTATCAAAAATTGATACGCGAATAGTATTTTACGCCAAGAGAGATGCGTTACATTCTGCAGCTATGGCAAATCAACCTGAAATATTATCATTACTAGCTGGCAAAGATGTTGATATTAATCATAAAAATTCTCAAGATAATACACCTTTGCATGAAGCAGTCAAAGTTGGAGCTGTAGAAGCTATAAAAAAGCTGATTGAACTAAAGGCAAACCTCACTGCAAAAAATGGAGAATATAAAACTCCGCTACATATAGCGATCGAAAAAGGTCGGGCGGAGATTATAACATTACTTTTAAATAAGGGATCAGAATTTGAACAAGAAAAAAGCGAAATGCCTAATTTAGTGATTTTACATGATGCAGCAGAGCGGGGAGATTGCAATATAATAAGGTGCATATTGCAAAAATCACCTGAATTGGTCAATCTTACAACATGGACACATGATACCCCTATAGTTCGTGCTATTGAGCATTACCAGTACGATGCTGTAAAATTGCTTCTAGAGTTTGGTGCTAATTATCATTACTACAGAGGTACTATTCTGCATTGCGCTGTAAGTAAAGGTCGAATAGAAATAATAAAATTAATTTTAGATAAGTATCCTCAATTTATTAATGAAGTTGACGAATGTGGTTGTACACCTTTGTATTATGCTATAGATAATCTTAAAGTAACAGAATTGCTTATTGCACGAGGTGCAGACGTAAATATAGCAAATAAATATGGCAATACACCTTTGCATTATGCAATAAAGCAAAAAAGCTTGAGCTACTCAGTTGATGCAATATTACATGTTTTAGAAATAATGGAAACACTAATTAGTTCAGGAGCAGACATCAATGCTAAAAATAAAAAAGGCGATGTGCCAATGAATATGGTTCTGGAAGCTGATAAGTGGGGCAAAAAGATTCCGCCTGTTATCCTATTATGCAATAAAGAAGCAGAAATCGACCTTGCCAGTAGTGGGATGAGAAGGTTTTTTATTAAAAATACTGCTGAAATCTTAAAGAGTAAGGGAGGCGTATTAGCGACTTTACGTATTTTAGATGCATTTAATGCTTTAACAGAAGATCAAAAAGATTTAGAGTTTACTGAAAAATTATCAAAAGCTTTATCTGGCAGAATTTCAGGATTAAATAAATTCCTAGAACAAGAAATTAAAGATTTACCGACTAGGGATAATATTTTTATATTTGGAGATTTACATGAATGGCTAGATTCTTATTTTAAAGGTATTGCGATTAGCAGCAAGATAGATGTTCCGCCTGAATTTGAAAAAACGTTATTAAATATCAAACTCTTTAATCAAGCAGCAGCAGAAAAAATTGCTTGTGATATAAGTTCAAATTTTTGTGCTCATGAACAAGTAATGCATACAGGTATTTTTTTAGATAATGTTATGGATTATTTTAGCTCCAATGAAGCTTACAAAGAGATTTTGTCAGAGATTTTTTCATATTGTACTCCTGATGATTTAGAGGAATTTTATATAATGAGTCAAAAAGGGGTTGAGATTGTTGCAAAAGAAAATAGTAATTCGGAGATGATTTTGATATAA
- a CDS encoding ankyrin repeat domain-containing protein codes for MDKIYIKDYRLHKAVKANNLDEIHQLLAESDCISDDIGQKDRYGHNALHYAVLHEDGNVLELLLNTNLDKEIINAGDEYETTPLHFAVREGCLHNIGLLLKHGANIDARDCKNQTALHLASKDNNLFAAKYLLDNGADKVPRDCKEDIPMYLAVKNGSKETAKLLWDYKASSWAVYDMIINDNPLMDFLELFLENSNEHNRAHFLHAAIKQDKLDAVKLICQKSSPPIKGLYDDPLFDAIKQSRYDIVKFFIENEINIYNKDQNRDTALHLAAEQDTKLVSWFLQPDLINAKGCNGQTPLHVALKKRHFSHEVIKLLLENDADACAVDNFHSAPIHCFIRSISNEDYSKNGIKKIIKHLVLHGADINAKDLGGKTPLDLTIYSPYWKGTINTSASILSTGLVNLTEQIVELDKQKIGALLLAEDGILAGAYILAIVRENYDCKYIEYLSSKLSEKAQKLINDLKQKVIPGRIDYRLFDELDDCLWFIQRANLISKKIKIDNPLSPLLPHVEKYKCMLTDKVAYSISSNFVALPESKLSKICNGIFLQDLLNYFASHKDSTASINKGLKDVLCELFSYFGPKDLEEFYKISQGSMYKEEDVEHEAKRVKLETEGLKVSGDLLTDQLV; via the coding sequence ATGGATAAAATATATATTAAGGATTATAGATTACATAAAGCTGTCAAGGCAAATAATTTGGATGAAATTCATCAATTATTAGCAGAGAGTGATTGTATAAGCGATGATATTGGCCAAAAGGATAGATATGGCCATAATGCTCTTCATTATGCTGTTTTGCATGAGGATGGTAATGTATTAGAGCTTCTCTTAAATACCAATCTTGATAAGGAAATCATCAATGCGGGAGATGAATATGAAACTACTCCTCTCCATTTTGCTGTGCGTGAAGGTTGCTTGCATAATATTGGATTGCTTTTAAAACATGGCGCTAATATTGATGCAAGGGATTGTAAAAATCAAACAGCTTTGCATCTAGCTTCTAAAGATAATAATTTGTTTGCAGCAAAATACTTGTTGGATAATGGGGCTGATAAAGTACCTCGCGACTGTAAGGAGGATATCCCCATGTATTTAGCAGTCAAAAATGGCTCTAAGGAGACTGCAAAATTACTTTGGGATTATAAAGCATCAAGTTGGGCAGTTTATGATATGATTATAAATGACAATCCGTTGATGGACTTTTTAGAGCTTTTTTTAGAAAATTCTAACGAACATAATCGTGCACATTTTTTACATGCAGCAATCAAGCAAGATAAGCTTGATGCAGTCAAACTTATATGTCAAAAGTCCTCTCCTCCTATTAAAGGTCTTTATGATGATCCCTTATTTGATGCCATAAAACAATCAAGATATGACATTGTAAAATTTTTTATAGAGAATGAAATTAATATATATAATAAAGATCAAAATCGTGATACGGCTTTACATTTAGCCGCGGAACAGGATACTAAATTAGTAAGCTGGTTTTTACAACCAGATTTAATTAATGCTAAGGGTTGCAATGGCCAAACTCCATTGCATGTAGCTCTAAAAAAACGGCATTTTAGTCATGAAGTAATAAAACTACTACTTGAAAATGATGCAGATGCTTGCGCTGTAGATAATTTTCATAGCGCTCCGATTCATTGTTTCATCAGGAGTATATCTAATGAAGATTATTCTAAAAATGGAATTAAAAAAATAATAAAACATCTAGTCCTCCATGGTGCAGATATTAATGCAAAGGATCTCGGAGGAAAGACACCTTTGGATTTGACAATTTATAGTCCTTATTGGAAAGGGACAATTAATACATCAGCTTCGATATTAAGTACGGGACTTGTTAACTTAACAGAACAAATCGTAGAATTAGATAAGCAAAAGATTGGTGCGCTTTTGCTAGCTGAAGACGGGATACTAGCTGGAGCATATATCCTTGCTATAGTTAGAGAGAATTATGATTGTAAGTATATAGAATATCTGTCTTCCAAATTATCTGAAAAAGCACAAAAGTTGATTAATGATTTAAAGCAGAAGGTTATACCAGGTAGAATAGATTATAGATTGTTTGACGAATTAGATGATTGTTTGTGGTTTATTCAGAGAGCTAATCTGATTAGTAAAAAAATAAAAATTGATAATCCTCTTAGTCCTTTGTTGCCTCATGTAGAAAAATATAAATGCATGTTAACAGATAAAGTTGCGTATTCGATAAGCTCGAATTTTGTTGCGTTGCCAGAAAGTAAACTTAGTAAAATCTGTAATGGTATTTTTTTGCAAGATTTACTTAATTATTTTGCTAGCCATAAAGATTCTACCGCATCTATTAACAAAGGTTTGAAAGACGTGTTATGTGAGCTTTTTTCTTATTTTGGTCCTAAGGATTTGGAAGAATTCTATAAAATTAGCCAAGGTTCTATGTATAAAGAAGAAGATGTTGAGCATGAAGCTAAACGCGTTAAATTAGAAACTGAAGGTCTTAAAGTATCAGGAGATCTATTAACTGATCAATTGGTATAA
- a CDS encoding ankyrin repeat domain-containing protein, with amino-acid sequence MYRLMVRSYDSPLRAAVKTNNLTEIQKLLEESDDINDDIGQKDKYGHNALHLAALHEDHRALELLLNAKPNKKIVNAGDEYDNKPIHFAVREGCVRSIELLLDHGADIDAMNPKEQMAIHLAAKDNKFDAAKLLVDRGAELECGDTEYNTPMLLAVKNQSKEIAKLLWDNKVRDSDIPFLIIRNYAYLDIFKLFLENSTPEDMYEYLDLSIRWERKKIIELVFQKFLLAIEHEIFKFTTPLIKAAERKNYGIVELCIKNGANVNAKNSQGKTSIDFLMDDSSEKAMESVAVILSTGVAQLTEQNIEFYVKNFEVLLQADYGLLAGAYIFSHISHHYDSQKHIVDDLALKLSGESKKMSDYYKQREIPQEIDHKLFFYLNDYILSVNRSKLILKQTNPLVYNPLSSLLPQIESLKQTLTNKVTNAISTNFIELPENKLHKICQGIFLQDVLNYFACPKDSTTSVNKGFKDILCELFSYFGPKDLEEFYKISQGSMYKEEDTEHEAKRVKLETEDVKTSGELLTDQVA; translated from the coding sequence ATGTATAGATTGATGGTAAGGAGTTATGATTCTCCTTTACGCGCAGCTGTAAAAACAAATAATCTAACTGAAATTCAAAAATTATTAGAAGAAAGTGATGATATAAATGATGATATTGGCCAAAAGGATAAATATGGTCATAATGCTTTGCACTTAGCAGCTTTACATGAAGATCATAGGGCTTTAGAGCTTCTCTTAAATGCTAAACCTAATAAAAAGATAGTTAATGCTGGAGATGAATATGATAACAAACCTATTCACTTTGCTGTACGAGAAGGCTGTGTACGTAGCATTGAGCTTTTATTAGATCATGGAGCTGATATTGACGCTATGAATCCTAAAGAACAAATGGCGATACATTTAGCCGCTAAAGATAATAAGTTTGATGCAGCAAAGCTATTAGTAGACCGAGGAGCTGAGCTAGAATGTGGTGATACTGAATATAATACTCCAATGCTTTTAGCAGTCAAGAATCAATCAAAAGAGATTGCCAAACTTCTCTGGGATAACAAAGTTAGAGATTCAGATATTCCTTTTTTGATTATACGTAATTATGCTTACCTAGACATTTTTAAACTTTTTCTAGAAAATTCTACTCCTGAGGATATGTATGAATATCTAGATCTTTCAATAAGATGGGAGCGGAAAAAAATAATAGAACTTGTATTTCAAAAATTCCTATTGGCTATTGAGCATGAAATATTTAAGTTTACAACTCCTTTAATTAAAGCTGCAGAGAGAAAAAATTATGGAATTGTAGAACTTTGTATAAAAAATGGGGCTAATGTTAACGCAAAAAATTCACAAGGTAAAACATCTATAGATTTCCTTATGGACGATTCATCTGAGAAAGCCATGGAGAGTGTTGCTGTGATACTTAGTACTGGAGTTGCCCAATTAACAGAACAGAATATAGAATTTTATGTTAAAAATTTTGAAGTACTTTTGCAGGCTGATTATGGCCTTTTAGCTGGTGCTTACATTTTCTCTCATATTAGCCATCACTACGATTCGCAAAAGCATATTGTTGATGATTTAGCTCTTAAGTTATCTGGTGAGTCCAAAAAAATGAGTGATTATTACAAACAAAGAGAAATTCCACAAGAAATAGATCATAAATTATTTTTTTATTTAAATGATTACATTTTGTCTGTTAATAGATCAAAACTGATACTTAAACAGACTAATCCTCTCGTATATAATCCATTGAGTAGCCTTTTACCTCAAATAGAAAGTCTTAAACAAACTTTAACAAATAAGGTAACAAACGCTATAAGCACAAATTTTATTGAATTACCAGAAAATAAATTGCATAAAATTTGTCAAGGTATTTTTTTACAAGACGTACTTAATTATTTTGCTTGCCCGAAAGATTCTACTACATCTGTTAACAAAGGTTTTAAAGACATTTTATGTGAGCTATTCTCTTATTTTGGCCCTAAGGATTTGGAAGAATTTTACAAAATCAGCCAGGGTTCTATGTATAAAGAAGAAGATACTGAGCATGAAGCTAAACGCGTTAAATTAGAAACCGAGGACGTTAAAACATCAGGAGAGTTATTAACTGATCAAGTGGCATAA